The Homo sapiens chromosome 20, GRCh38.p14 Primary Assembly sequence TGTGCCACTCTAGGAGGCAAAGACGCAGCCACTGCATTCATTACTCCTTCATTCAGGAAGCGTAAGGCCGAGCAGTAAAGAGTCAGGTGCATGACACCTTGAACTCCCAGGGAAGGAATTCGCTGAGGAGCTATCTCTCCAATCTGCTTCATGAAATTGATGTGATCCACGTGAGTGAAAcggaacattttaacaatattcactAAGGAGCGACTACTCAGATGCTGAATGTTAGCACAAGCCAAGTCTCCAATTTTCCGCATGACAAATTCAGAGAGATTAGTACTTGATTTAAAGAACCCCAAACAGATGGTACCAACCTCCTCCAAATTGATCAAATCTATATATTTAAGGATCAATGATTCCAATTTTTGCATTAGGTCCTGGGATACCTGACGATTTTCACCTATAACATAAATTAAGTGAACTAGCTGAGACAAGGATAGATCCTTCCAGTGCAAATTAAGATAactagaaaaaatgtttaaaaacctaGGTACTTTGCGGCCTAAGTACCTCCAGAGATCAGCCACCAAAAGGAGCTGATCCATATTCATCTCCCATACCTGATGGCAACACTTGGTCTCATACACATCTAGCATTGAATGGGAGTGAGGGATTCCTAAAATGACAAAAGCTTTCAAAACATTGATCAGATCTTGGGTATCAAAGAGCTGTATCTTCTTCACACTCAGCTGGCAGAGCAGAGCAAAGCTGGTACTGCCCAGCAAGACAGGATGCTGCTCTGCAGGCAAAGAGCTCAGCTTACACAAATAATCAACAATGACTTGAGCCTGGAGATTATTTTGATTAACTCTGACTTTGTGCAAAATTAGTTCACCTTCTGAAACAGACAGGAGCTGAGAAGTCTCAGATGCATTATAGCTGTGAACACGGTATTCTGGTCTTAGCTGTAGGAAAACTCGCATGTTTTCAAAGGAATCAAACACTTCTACGTCCTCTTCATCAACTCCTGTGGCCCTGGGTGAGCCCAGCTGCAATGTACTGGCCTTAGAGGAAGAAGTCTTGCTGAATTCCAAACCTGGGTGGGCACTGCTGGTTGTCAGGATTCTCCGAGAAGAGAAGGTGCTACATATGTTCTTAACTTTTTTGGCAGAATGGCAGAGGCTAATGTGTTCTGGAGGGTCCTGTCCCCCATGCTGTGTGCTGCTCACATTCCAGTATGACACACTTCGGACTGCACCAAAGGCAGAAGGACTGCAAAATGCTCGGTATCTTACAAGTTTTAATGACTTGAGAGTAGCTGCCATTCTGGTGTCAGTATTGATCTCTTTGGCAGTCAGAATACAGTCCTCACAGATTTGACCAGGCAATTTCTTGTTTATATGGTGCTTGATTAGAGCTGGACGGGGAGGTGTTCCACAAAAACTGCCTGGAAATCTTCAGCATATCACAAGAGCCAGGGATCACAAATGACTGGGTCAGAATTGGTGCCAGATACTGAAAAAAGGGTAGATGAAGAATGAGTGGCTTCTACCTATAAAAGCATCCAAATTTACACATTATAAAAAACAGGTTGAAACTACACTGCTGTCTACTCAAATAAGTTCA is a genomic window containing:
- the FASTKD5 gene encoding FAST kinase domain-containing protein 5, mitochondrial; amino-acid sequence: MAATLKSLKLVRYRAFCSPSAFGAVRSVSYWNVSSTQHGGQDPPEHISLCHSAKKVKNICSTFSSRRILTTSSAHPGLEFSKTSSSKASTLQLGSPRATGVDEEDVEVFDSFENMRVFLQLRPEYRVHSYNASETSQLLSVSEGELILHKVRVNQNNLQAQVIVDYLCKLSSLPAEQHPVLLGSTSFALLCQLSVKKIQLFDTQDLINVLKAFVILGIPHSHSMLDVYETKCCHQVWEMNMDQLLLVADLWRYLGRKVPRFLNIFSSYLNLHWKDLSLSQLVHLIYVIGENRQVSQDLMQKLESLILKYIDLINLEEVGTICLGFFKSSTNLSEFVMRKIGDLACANIQHLSSRSLVNIVKMFRFTHVDHINFMKQIGEIAPQRIPSLGVQGVMHLTLYCSALRFLNEGVMNAVAASLPPRVAHCRSKDVAKILWSFGTLNYKPPNAEEFYSSLISEIHRKMPEFNQYPEHLPTCLLGLAFLEYFPVELIDFALSPGFVRLAQERTKFDLLKELYTLDGTVGIECPDYRGNRLSTHLQQEGSELLWYLAEKDMNSKPEFLETVFLLETMLGGPQYVKHHMILPHTRSSDLEVQLDVNLKPLPFNREATPAENVAKLRLEHVGVSLTDDLMNKLLKGKARGHFQGKTESEPGQQPMELENKAAVPLGGFLCNVADKSGAMEMAGLCPAACMQTPRMKLAVQFTNRNQYCYGSRDLLGLHNMKRRQLARLGYRVVELSYWEWLPLLKRTRLEKLAFLHEKVFTSAL